In Drosophila simulans strain w501 chromosome 3R, Prin_Dsim_3.1, whole genome shotgun sequence, a single window of DNA contains:
- the LOC6727034 gene encoding THO complex subunit 4-A isoform X2 yields the protein MVDKIEMSLDDIIKSTRSQKKPQAARGGPGGARKPGGQQRFAGGARRGGANAGGSPRKPGSVLKGPRGGVAAGAVQKAKFPRGDVNSAWKHDMYDGPKRGAAGGGSGPTRLIVGNLDYGVSNTDIKELFNDFGPIKKAAVHYDRSGRSLGTADVIFERRADALKAIKQYHGVPLDGRPMTIQLAVSDVAVLTRPVTATDVKRRVGGPAPTPFKRGDF from the exons ATGGTGgacaaaattgaaatgagcCTCGACGACATCATCAAGTCCACTCGCTCGCAAAAAAAGCCGCAAGCCGCCCGCGGCGGACCAGGTGGCGCCCGTAAACCGGGCGGCCAGCAGCGTTTTGCCGGTGGAGCCCGCCGCGGCGGAGCCAATGCTGGCGGCTCGCCCAGGAAGCCAGGAAGCGTGCTCAAGGGCCCGCGAGGAGGAGTGGCCGCCGGAGCCGTTCAGAAGGCCAAGTTCCCACGG GGCGATGTGAACAGCGCTTGGAAGCACGATATGTACGACGGACCGAAGAGGGGTGCCGCCGGAGGAGGATCCGGACCCACTCGCCTCATCGTCGGTAACCTGGACTACGGCGTATCCAACACGGACATCAAGGAGCTCTTCAACGACTTTGGGCCGATAAAGAAGGCGGCAGTGCACTACGATCGCTCCGGTCGCTCGTTGG GCACCGCTGACGTGATTTTCGAACGCCGCGCCGACGCCTTGAAGGCCATTAAGCAATACCACGGCGTGCCTTTGGACGGACGCCCTATGACCATTCAGCTGGCCGTCTCAGACGTGGCCGTGCTGACCCGTCCCGTAACCGCCACCGATGTCAAGCGTCGCGTGGGTGGTCCTGCACCAACTCCATTCAAGCGTGGTG ATTTCTAA
- the LOC6727035 gene encoding dephospho-CoA kinase, translating to MFIVAVTGGIATGKSTISKVFERQGIPVIDADKIAREIVEPGQPCWRQIREVFGDEVLLPSKEINRAVLGKMIFEDKELRGKLNKITHPTIHRKIFWQVCKLLVTGHAWIVLDLPLLFETGVLMDFIHKIVCVTCDSDKQLERLIARNELSESEARHRVDSQMPLDKKCEKSHFVIDNNGSVEEAESSAMSIYNLMRDSKQHWLNRISFLGLFLIVGFTIYMLLKVFNRLPESWQM from the exons ATGTTTATTGTGGCGGTAACTGGCGGCATCGCCACAGGGAAAAGTACCATCAGCAAAGTGTTCGAACGCCAGGGCATTCCAGTCATCGACGCCGACAAAATCGCCAGGGAGA TTGTGGAACCAGGTCAGCCGTGCTGGCGGCAGATTCGGGAAGTCTTCGGAGATGAGGTCCTCCTGCCCAGCAAGGAGATCAACCGCGCTGTTCTGGGGAAGATGATCTTCGAGGACAAGGAGCTGCGCGGCAAGCTGAACAAGATCACCCATCCGACCATCCATCGCAAGATCTTTTGGCAGGTGTGCAAGCTGCTGGTCACGGGGCACGCGTGGATCGTCCTCGACCTGCCACTGCTCTTTGAGACGGGTGTGCTGATGGACTTCATACACAAGATCGTCTGTGTAACCTG CGACTCGGACAAGCAGCTGGAGCGATTAATAGCCCGCAATGAGCTCTCGGAGTCGGAGGCGCGGCATCGCGTCGATTCGCAAATGCCGCTGGACAAGAAGTGCGAGAAGTCTCACTTCGTCATTGACAATAACGGGAGCGTGGAGGAGGCGGAGAGCTCGGCCATGAGCATTTACAACCTGATGCGCGACTCCAAGCAGCACTGGCTGAACCGCATCAGCTTCCTGGGGCTGTTCCTAATCGTTGGCTTTACAATATATATGCTGCTGAAGGTGTTCAACCGGTTGCCCGAGTCCTGGCAGATGTAG
- the LOC6727034 gene encoding THO complex subunit 4 isoform X1: MVDKIEMSLDDIIKSTRSQKKPQAARGGPGGARKPGGQQRFAGGARRGGANAGGSPRKPGSVLKGPRGGVAAGAVQKAKFPRGDVNSAWKHDMYDGPKRGAAGGGSGPTRLIVGNLDYGVSNTDIKELFNDFGPIKKAAVHYDRSGRSLGTADVIFERRADALKAIKQYHGVPLDGRPMTIQLAVSDVAVLTRPVTATDVKRRVGGPAPTPFKRGGGQAGGPARRGFKRPVGGKPAAGGQRRERKAPPTAEELDAELDSYINDMKI, from the exons ATGGTGgacaaaattgaaatgagcCTCGACGACATCATCAAGTCCACTCGCTCGCAAAAAAAGCCGCAAGCCGCCCGCGGCGGACCAGGTGGCGCCCGTAAACCGGGCGGCCAGCAGCGTTTTGCCGGTGGAGCCCGCCGCGGCGGAGCCAATGCTGGCGGCTCGCCCAGGAAGCCAGGAAGCGTGCTCAAGGGCCCGCGAGGAGGAGTGGCCGCCGGAGCCGTTCAGAAGGCCAAGTTCCCACGG GGCGATGTGAACAGCGCTTGGAAGCACGATATGTACGACGGACCGAAGAGGGGTGCCGCCGGAGGAGGATCCGGACCCACTCGCCTCATCGTCGGTAACCTGGACTACGGCGTATCCAACACGGACATCAAGGAGCTCTTCAACGACTTTGGGCCGATAAAGAAGGCGGCAGTGCACTACGATCGCTCCGGTCGCTCGTTGG GCACCGCTGACGTGATTTTCGAACGCCGCGCCGACGCCTTGAAGGCCATTAAGCAATACCACGGCGTGCCTTTGGACGGACGCCCTATGACCATTCAGCTGGCCGTCTCAGACGTGGCCGTGCTGACCCGTCCCGTAACCGCCACCGATGTCAAGCGTCGCGTGGGTGGTCCTGCACCAACTCCATTCAAGCGTGGTG GTGGCCAAGCTGGTGGCCCGGCGCGTCGCGGCTTCAAACGTCCGGTCGGTGGCAAGCCGGCGGCAGGCGGCCAGCGGCGGGAGCGCAAGGCTCCGCCCACTGCCGAGGAGCTGGACGCTGAACTGGACTCGTACATCAACGACATGAAGATCTAA
- the LOC27206457 gene encoding uncharacterized protein LOC27206457: MTSTELKIGLTTSARPSSRVLKPPGGGHTNIFSEPDVAVPAPRAKYNQQNSSNLNACMGSTDPNKVVEKIREEVSTQKEEAKSAPPSQPKEPANKPAATNGEARGRVPPGGFSSGGFW, from the coding sequence ATGACATCCACCGAGCTGAAAATCGGCCTGACCACCAGCGCCCGTCCCTCCAGCCGAGTGCTGAAGCCCCCAGGCGGCGGACACACCAATATCTTCTCGGAGCCCGACGTGGCCGTTCCCGCCCCGCGTGCCAAGTACAACCAACAGAACTCCTCAAACCTCAACGCCTGCATGGGCTCCACGGACCCCAACAAGGTGGTGGAGAAAATTCGCGAAGAGGTCTCCACCCAGAAGGAGGAGGCCAAGTCCGCCCCACCCAGCCAGCCCAAGGAGCCGGCGAACAAACCGGCGGCCACGAATGGAGAGGCACGCGGCCGAGTGCCACCCGGCGGATTCTCGTCGGGCGGATTCTGGTAG
- the LOC6727030 gene encoding PAX3- and PAX7-binding protein 1 isoform X2: protein MSDEEDQQSEDGGHDKTRHRFSKPEHLKQMLESGSIPDAAMIHAARKRRQRAREQGAGDYIPIEEPKEPAKLSNRLPCEDVEGDQSDDEERMDMNDITGRKEREERREQFYAVENDSTDGDSDREMNEWENQQIRKGVTAAQLVHSQHETVLSRFMIKPATPGIGTGMDDGDSTAAQSTSTLLEQAYAKNALERTNLAAAVRSSVKAKKEKAKAAALRTPQEILAAIQSRLSELKERSADHSATMARISTELKALKLQQLECQQNAPTAAAKYKFYQEIKCYVNDLVDCLSEKAPVIYDLEKRALQQYGKNQRYLVNRRRQDVRDQAKEIAESAKPVTAASRRAPEYEEQVRRAAEREGRRTRRRCERERNDLLSSHLDGMSSDDEIADQQQELSVTTMTQIESQSVEAFEDVTDDFSKIELILIKFFAWRKTDMSSYQDAFVSLCLPKLLAPLVRHELVLWSPLLDEYEDIENMRWYQACMLYASQADETVEQLKIDPDINLVPALIEKIVLPKVTALVTECWDPLSTTQTLRLVGFINRLGREFPLSGTNKQLNKLFESIMDRMRLALENDVFIPIFPKQVQEAKTSFFQRQFCSGLKLFRNFLSWQGILADKLLRELAIGALLNRYLLLAMRVCTPNDAINKAYIIVNTLPTVWLLPNSETLKNMELFIGYIKQTLENCDASNPIFMQSSDKAKQILQRLHSL, encoded by the exons ATGAGCGACGAAGAAGACCAGCAATCCGAGGATGGTGGCCATGACAAAACGCGTCACCGTTTCTCCAAGCCAGAACATCTGAAGCAGATGCTCGAAAGTGGTTCCATTCCGGATGCAGCAATGATACATGCTGCCCGAAAACGTCGGCAAAGGGCTAGAGAACAGG GTGCAGGCGACTACATACCTATTGAGGAGCCCAAGGAGCCGGCCAAGCTAAGCAACCGTCTGCCCTGCGAAGATGTTGAGGGTGATCAGTCGGATGACGAAGAACGCATGGACATGAACGATATTACGGGACGCAAAGAGCGTGAAGAGCGGCGCGAGCAGTTTTATGCTGTCGAAAATGATT CCACCGACGGAGATTCAGATCGCGAGATGAACGAGTGGGAGAACCAGCAGATCCGCAAGGGTGTTACGGCAGCCCAGTTGGTCCATTCTCAGCATGAAACCGTGCTATCCCGTTTTATGATCAAGCCTGCCACGCCGGGCATCGGAACCGGCATGGACGACGGAGATTCAACAGCGGCACAGTCCACCTCCACTCTGCTGGAGCAGGCGTATGCTAAGAATGCCCTTGAGCGCACCAACTTAGCCGCAGCAGTTCGATCATCCGTCAAAGCCAAGAAGGAAAAGGCCAAGGCTGCTGCATTGCGAACTCCTCAGGAAATCCTCGCTGCCATCCAATCGCGTCTTAGCGAGCTTAAAGAGCGGTCGGCTGATCACAGTGCTACTATGGCCAGGATTAGTACGGAACTAAAGGCATTAAAGCTCCAGCAGTTGGAGTGCCAGCAGAATGCAccgacagcggcagcaaagTACAAGTTTTACCAAGAAATAAAGTGCTATGTGAATGACCTTGTCGACTGCCTATCCGAAAAAGCGCCAGTGATATACGATCTTGAGAAGCGTGCACTGCAACAGTATGGCAAAAATCAACGTTATTTGGTGAACAGACGGAGGCAGGATGTACGTGACCAGGCCAAAGAAATCGCCGAATCAGCAA AACCTGTAACAGCTGCCTCCCGCCGAGCACCTGAATATGAAGAACAAGTTCGCCGTGCAGCGGAACGGGAGGGTCGAAGGACACGTCGCCGGTGCGAGCGCGAGCGCAATGATCTGCTCTCGTCCCACCTGGATGGCATGTCCAGCGACGATGAGATTGCCGATCAACAGCAGGAACTGAGTGTGACTACAATGACGCAGATAGAATCACAGTCGGTGGAGGCCTTTGAGGACGTAACCGACGACTTCAGCAAGATCGAGCTAATactaattaagttttttgcCTGGCGTAAGACTGACATGTCGTCATACCAGGACGCATTTGTTAGCTTGTGCCTTCCGAAACTCTTGGCTCCGCTGGTGCGACACGAACTTGTTCTTTGGTCGCCACTGCTGGACGAGTACGAGGATATAGAAAATATGCGATGGTATCAGGCCTGCATGCTTTATGCCTCCCAGGCAGATGAAACCGTGGAGCAGCTGAAGATCGATCCGGATATCAATCTGGTGCCGGCGCTCATCGAAAAGATTGTGCTGCCCAAGGTGACTG ctcTGGTCACGGAATGCTGGGATCCATTGTCTACCACACAGACCCTGAGATTGGTTGGGTTCATCAATCGATTAGGTCGCGAGTTTCCCTTGAGCGGCACAAATAAGCAGCTTAACAAACTGTTTGAATCAATCATGGATCGCATGCGGTTGGCCCTAGAAAACGATGTATTTATACCCATTTTTCCAAAGCA AGTGCAAGAGGCGAAGACCTCGTTCTTTCAGAGACAGTTTTGCAGTGGTCTAAAGCTGTTTCGCAATTTCCTAAGCTGGCAGGGCATCCTGGCTGATAAGCTACTGCGCGAGCTGGCGATTGGAGCGCTTCTGAATCGCTACCTGTTGCTAGCTATGCGAGTCTGCACGCCAAACGATGCCATAAACAAAGCTTACATCATTGTGAATACCCTGCCTACAGTCTGGTTGTTACCCAACAGCGAGACCCTCAAGAACATGGAACTTTTTATAGGatatattaaacaaacattAGAGAACTGTGATGCAAGCAATCCAATCTTTAT GCAATCCAGCGATAAAGCCAAGCAAATACTACAAAGACTACATAGTTTATAA
- the LOC6727032 gene encoding E3 UFM1-protein ligase 1 homolog: MGSDWDEIKRLAADFQKAQLTSTLQKLSERNCVEIVTLLLEKQMLEVVFTNDGKEYITPDHLEREIQDELYVNGGRANLVEVSKTLNVDLSRIEVLAERIAAENPSVHLVLGQLIDEDYISHIAQEINEKLVQRGEISISELASQFDLPSDFLQHDVVEKHLGKIIKGRQDASNPRVFFTQAYIQRCKAKIRGALAAITRPINVAVILQQIGVQEKIFHSLLDEIAPAGQVTSKQANSQYVPHIYAKTQADWVNSFYKQNSFLEYDAIQKLGISDAKSYIRKQFPNEEFLFLKRVALGARLVELTVVTALNECSATKQYLDLTTILPSNLSEEDIEEVFSTIMAQKHSNPSNFVYLDGIVFSQPYLAQLVQPCQALAESQAKAAIDGGVYQQYIVEKTLAQKGNVSTQELEDDGKVDKRDERRKKASSGKAGGGAQGRETKTKSTKKHQRGKAAAQFDSDDEDDVQQGTRGGGGASKKAVKPLELVKTADIVKLITASLEEEGLEHLSKPIAALYTNQFNQTALARAQELFEATPQTNRRQTHAAIQDRINTLLIDIRLYEKGLKLFPQDTQTQLVKYLLKSLGNEICNELSLYVASECNLTVKNTNLNVDQRNKLAQECEAQYRAALLEQNKALNKSIDEFELATETVLKTCSMIIKKVDKKKDRLLIADHKRKLQKQLLECHEPALLLHLAALILFTTITGSILHASGKFVSAILQHIRGSLNEEQNALLLRYHDLVLQVLQATPDSNESKLANEHLQAMQTQVVELAQNFSRASVSKAD; the protein is encoded by the exons ATGGGTAGTGACTGGGACGAGATAAAGCGCTTGGCCGCCGACTTTCAGAAGGCGCAGCTCACGTCCACGCTGCAGAA GCTCTCGGAGCGAAATTGCGTGGAGATTGTCAcgctgctgctggagaagCAGATGCTGGAGGTGGTGTTCACCAACGATGGCAAGGAGTACATCACGCCGGATCACCTGGAGCGCGAGATTCAGGACGAGTTGTACGTGAACGGAGGTCGTGCCAACTTGGTGGAGGTCAGCAAAACCCTGAATGTGGATTTGTCACGAATCGAGGTGCTTGCCGAGCGAATAGCTGCGGAGAATCCCAGCGTACACCTGGTATTGGGACAGCTAATCGACGAGGACTACATCAGTCACATAGCCCAGGAGATCAACGAGAAGCTGGTTCAGCGAGGAGAGATTTCGATTTCGGAATTGGCTTCCCAGTTCGACCTGCCGTCGGACTTCCTGCAACACGACGTGGTCGAAAAGCATCTGGGTAAGATCATTAAGGGTCGCCAGGATGCCTCAAATCCGCGCGTGTTCTTCACTCAGGCGTACATCCAACGTTGCAAAGCGAAGATTCGCGGAGCCCTGGCTGCCATTACCAGGCCCATAAATGTGGCTGTGATTCTGCAGCAGATCGGTGTGCAGGAGAAGATCTTCCACTCGCTGCTGGACGAAATCGCGCCAGCCGGCCAGGTCACCTCCAAGCAGGCCAACTCCCAATACGTGCCGCACATCTATGCCAAGACGCAGGCCGACTGGGTGAACTCGTTCTACAAGCAGAACAGCTTCCTTGAGTACGACGCCATCCAAAAGCTGGGAATTTCGGATGCCAAGTCCTACATTCGCAAGCAGTTCCCCAACGAAGAGTTTCTCTTCCTCAAGCGTGTGGCCCTTGGCGCTCGACTGGTGGAGCTCACGGTGGTCACGGCGCTAAATGAGTGCAGTGCCACCAAGCAGTACCTGGATCTGACCACCATACTTCCATCCAATCTGTCCGAGGAGGATATCGAGGAGGTTTTCAGCACCATTATGGCCCAAAAGCACAGCAATCCCAGCAACTTTGTGTATCTTGATGGCATTG TATTTTCGCAACCATACCTCGCGCAATTGGTTCAGCCGTGTCAAGCTTTGGCAGAGTCTCAGGCAAAGGCGGCTATTGATGGTGGCGTGTACCAGCAGTACATTGTGGAGAAGACGCTAGCGCAAAAGGGAAACGTGTCGACCCAAGAGCTAGAGGACGATGGCAAGGTGGACAAGCGCGACGAGCGGAGAAAGAAGGCATCCTCCGGCAAAGCAGGAGGGGGAGCCCAAGGGCGTGAGACCAAGACCAAGTCCACAAAGAAGCATCAACGCGGAAAGGCGGCAGCTCAGTTCGACAGTGATGATGAGGACGATGTACAGCAAGGCACTCGAGGTGGCGGTGGCGCAAGCAAAAAGGCAGTTAAGCCATTGGAGCTGGTCAAGACAGCGGACATCGTCAAACTGATTACTGCGAGTCTAGAAGAGGAGGGACTGGAGCACTTGTCGAAGCCCATTGCTGCTCTATATACGAA CCAATTTAATCAGACGGCTTTGGCACGTGCTCAGGAGTTGTTCGAGGCTACACCGCAGACGAATCGCCGCCAGACACACGCTGCTATCCAGGATCGCATCAATACGCTTTTGATAGACATAAGGCTCTACGAGAAGGGCTTGAAGCTTTTTCCGCAGGACACGCAAACCCAGTTGGTTAAATACTTGCTGAAGTCATTGGGTAATGAGATTTGCAACGAACTTTCCCTATACGTGGCCAGCGAGTGCAATCTGACTGTGAAAAATACCAACCTGAATGTGGACCAGCGCAATAAGTTGGCTCAGGAGTGCGAGGCCCAATACCGTGCCGCATTGCTTGAGCAAAACAAAGCCCTGAATAAGAGCATTGACGAATTCGAACTGGCCACGGAAACGGTGCTGAAGACCTGCAGCATGATCATCAAGAAGGTGGACAAGAAAAAAGATCGCCTGTTAATCGCAGACCACAAAAGGAAGCTGCAGAAGCAGCTGCTAGAGTGCCACGAGCCGgcactgctgctgcacctggcTGCACTGATCTTGTTCACCACGATCACTGGTAGCATTTTGCACGCGTCCGGAAAATTCGTTTCTGCCATTCTGCAGCATATTCGCGGCTCACTAAACGAGGAACAGAATGCTCTGTTGCTTCGGTATCACG ATTTGGTCCTGCAAGTTCTGCAGGCCACTCCCGATAGCAATGAGTCGAAACTGGCCAACGAACACTTGCAGGCAATGCAGACACAAGTGGTGGAGCTAGCTCAAAACTTTTCACGCGCATCGGTTTCTAAGGCTGATTGA
- the LOC6727030 gene encoding PAX3- and PAX7-binding protein 1 isoform X1, with protein sequence MSLFRKPKKIQRRVFSSNADEEEDGASLDPDAEMEAPPPPIISGKREKEKSRKAIKPQEDNSKPKALLSFADDEDDGEVFQVRKSSHSKKVMRMLDKERRKKKREERAENSGLPGGENGSTQHLESSGGPSSGPPNSNSNPANAGRYKSASDQSKSKKSDNHMIQTEIRTDDFVLVVKKSETPEAILNGRAALCAGREDMSDEEDQQSEDGGHDKTRHRFSKPEHLKQMLESGSIPDAAMIHAARKRRQRAREQGAGDYIPIEEPKEPAKLSNRLPCEDVEGDQSDDEERMDMNDITGRKEREERREQFYAVENDSTDGDSDREMNEWENQQIRKGVTAAQLVHSQHETVLSRFMIKPATPGIGTGMDDGDSTAAQSTSTLLEQAYAKNALERTNLAAAVRSSVKAKKEKAKAAALRTPQEILAAIQSRLSELKERSADHSATMARISTELKALKLQQLECQQNAPTAAAKYKFYQEIKCYVNDLVDCLSEKAPVIYDLEKRALQQYGKNQRYLVNRRRQDVRDQAKEIAESAKPVTAASRRAPEYEEQVRRAAEREGRRTRRRCERERNDLLSSHLDGMSSDDEIADQQQELSVTTMTQIESQSVEAFEDVTDDFSKIELILIKFFAWRKTDMSSYQDAFVSLCLPKLLAPLVRHELVLWSPLLDEYEDIENMRWYQACMLYASQADETVEQLKIDPDINLVPALIEKIVLPKVTALVTECWDPLSTTQTLRLVGFINRLGREFPLSGTNKQLNKLFESIMDRMRLALENDVFIPIFPKQVQEAKTSFFQRQFCSGLKLFRNFLSWQGILADKLLRELAIGALLNRYLLLAMRVCTPNDAINKAYIIVNTLPTVWLLPNSETLKNMELFIGYIKQTLENCDASNPIFMQSSDKAKQILQRLHSL encoded by the exons ATGTCGCTTTTCCGCAAACCGAAGAAAATCCAGCGACGCGTGTTCTCCAGCAACGCTGACGAAGAGGAGGACGGCGCATCCTTAGATCCGGACGCCGAAATGGAGGCGCCTCCGCCTCCCATAATTTCCGGCAAGAGGGAGAAAGAGAAGAGCCGGAAGGCCATAAAGCCGCAGGAGGACAACAGCAAGCCAAAGGCGCTACTCAGCTTCGCAGATGATG AGGACGACGGCGAGGTCTTCCAGGTGCGAAAGTCGTCGCATAGCAAGAAAGTGATGCGCATGCTGGACAAGGAACGCCGCAAGAAGAAGCGCGAGGAACGGGCGGAAAACAGCGGACTTCCTGGGGGCGAAAATGGTAGTACACAGCATTTAGAGTCGTCCGGTGGCCCATCATCGGGTCCCCCAAATTCCAACTCGAATCCTGCCAATGCTGGCAGATATAAAAGTGCCAGCGATCAgagtaaaagtaaaaaaagtgATAATCATATGATCCAAACCGAAATACGCACAGACGACTTTGTG CTAGTGGTAAAGAAATCTGAGACTCCCGAGGCAATTCTGAACGGTAGAGCTGCCCTCTGCGCTGGACGGGAGGATATGAGCGACGAAGAAGACCAGCAATCCGAGGATGGTGGCCATGACAAAACGCGTCACCGTTTCTCCAAGCCAGAACATCTGAAGCAGATGCTCGAAAGTGGTTCCATTCCGGATGCAGCAATGATACATGCTGCCCGAAAACGTCGGCAAAGGGCTAGAGAACAGG GTGCAGGCGACTACATACCTATTGAGGAGCCCAAGGAGCCGGCCAAGCTAAGCAACCGTCTGCCCTGCGAAGATGTTGAGGGTGATCAGTCGGATGACGAAGAACGCATGGACATGAACGATATTACGGGACGCAAAGAGCGTGAAGAGCGGCGCGAGCAGTTTTATGCTGTCGAAAATGATT CCACCGACGGAGATTCAGATCGCGAGATGAACGAGTGGGAGAACCAGCAGATCCGCAAGGGTGTTACGGCAGCCCAGTTGGTCCATTCTCAGCATGAAACCGTGCTATCCCGTTTTATGATCAAGCCTGCCACGCCGGGCATCGGAACCGGCATGGACGACGGAGATTCAACAGCGGCACAGTCCACCTCCACTCTGCTGGAGCAGGCGTATGCTAAGAATGCCCTTGAGCGCACCAACTTAGCCGCAGCAGTTCGATCATCCGTCAAAGCCAAGAAGGAAAAGGCCAAGGCTGCTGCATTGCGAACTCCTCAGGAAATCCTCGCTGCCATCCAATCGCGTCTTAGCGAGCTTAAAGAGCGGTCGGCTGATCACAGTGCTACTATGGCCAGGATTAGTACGGAACTAAAGGCATTAAAGCTCCAGCAGTTGGAGTGCCAGCAGAATGCAccgacagcggcagcaaagTACAAGTTTTACCAAGAAATAAAGTGCTATGTGAATGACCTTGTCGACTGCCTATCCGAAAAAGCGCCAGTGATATACGATCTTGAGAAGCGTGCACTGCAACAGTATGGCAAAAATCAACGTTATTTGGTGAACAGACGGAGGCAGGATGTACGTGACCAGGCCAAAGAAATCGCCGAATCAGCAA AACCTGTAACAGCTGCCTCCCGCCGAGCACCTGAATATGAAGAACAAGTTCGCCGTGCAGCGGAACGGGAGGGTCGAAGGACACGTCGCCGGTGCGAGCGCGAGCGCAATGATCTGCTCTCGTCCCACCTGGATGGCATGTCCAGCGACGATGAGATTGCCGATCAACAGCAGGAACTGAGTGTGACTACAATGACGCAGATAGAATCACAGTCGGTGGAGGCCTTTGAGGACGTAACCGACGACTTCAGCAAGATCGAGCTAATactaattaagttttttgcCTGGCGTAAGACTGACATGTCGTCATACCAGGACGCATTTGTTAGCTTGTGCCTTCCGAAACTCTTGGCTCCGCTGGTGCGACACGAACTTGTTCTTTGGTCGCCACTGCTGGACGAGTACGAGGATATAGAAAATATGCGATGGTATCAGGCCTGCATGCTTTATGCCTCCCAGGCAGATGAAACCGTGGAGCAGCTGAAGATCGATCCGGATATCAATCTGGTGCCGGCGCTCATCGAAAAGATTGTGCTGCCCAAGGTGACTG ctcTGGTCACGGAATGCTGGGATCCATTGTCTACCACACAGACCCTGAGATTGGTTGGGTTCATCAATCGATTAGGTCGCGAGTTTCCCTTGAGCGGCACAAATAAGCAGCTTAACAAACTGTTTGAATCAATCATGGATCGCATGCGGTTGGCCCTAGAAAACGATGTATTTATACCCATTTTTCCAAAGCA AGTGCAAGAGGCGAAGACCTCGTTCTTTCAGAGACAGTTTTGCAGTGGTCTAAAGCTGTTTCGCAATTTCCTAAGCTGGCAGGGCATCCTGGCTGATAAGCTACTGCGCGAGCTGGCGATTGGAGCGCTTCTGAATCGCTACCTGTTGCTAGCTATGCGAGTCTGCACGCCAAACGATGCCATAAACAAAGCTTACATCATTGTGAATACCCTGCCTACAGTCTGGTTGTTACCCAACAGCGAGACCCTCAAGAACATGGAACTTTTTATAGGatatattaaacaaacattAGAGAACTGTGATGCAAGCAATCCAATCTTTAT GCAATCCAGCGATAAAGCCAAGCAAATACTACAAAGACTACATAGTTTATAA
- the LOC6727030 gene encoding uncharacterized protein LOC6727030 isoform X3, with the protein MSLFRKPKKIQRRVFSSNADEEEDGASLDPDAEMEAPPPPIISGKREKEKSRKAIKPQEDNSKPKALLSFADDEDDGEVFQVRKSSHSKKVMRMLDKERRKKKREERAENSGLPGGENGSTQHLESSGGPSSGPPNSNSNPANAGRYKSASDQSKSKKSDNHMIQTEIRTDDFVVS; encoded by the exons ATGTCGCTTTTCCGCAAACCGAAGAAAATCCAGCGACGCGTGTTCTCCAGCAACGCTGACGAAGAGGAGGACGGCGCATCCTTAGATCCGGACGCCGAAATGGAGGCGCCTCCGCCTCCCATAATTTCCGGCAAGAGGGAGAAAGAGAAGAGCCGGAAGGCCATAAAGCCGCAGGAGGACAACAGCAAGCCAAAGGCGCTACTCAGCTTCGCAGATGATG AGGACGACGGCGAGGTCTTCCAGGTGCGAAAGTCGTCGCATAGCAAGAAAGTGATGCGCATGCTGGACAAGGAACGCCGCAAGAAGAAGCGCGAGGAACGGGCGGAAAACAGCGGACTTCCTGGGGGCGAAAATGGTAGTACACAGCATTTAGAGTCGTCCGGTGGCCCATCATCGGGTCCCCCAAATTCCAACTCGAATCCTGCCAATGCTGGCAGATATAAAAGTGCCAGCGATCAgagtaaaagtaaaaaaagtgATAATCATATGATCCAAACCGAAATACGCACAGACGACTTTGTGGTaag CTAG